A region of the Paenibacillus sp. J23TS9 genome:
GCGTCTGGCTGGTGAGCGATATGCCGGAGAGGCGACGGGACTGATTATGCTGACCGGAAACCTAGGTGGCGTGCTTGTCATATTGGGTATGCAGCTTGTAAAAGGGGACAGTGCTTCGTGGATCAACTCGGTGTATTTAATGCTGGGACTGCTTGTGTTGTGCGTGATTCTGGCACTTAACATCAAAGAGGGCCGCTCCACTCAATTGAAAATTAATCATAAGCGCTAGTGAAAAATAATTTACTTTGTTTCGTCAATCGCTTTGTATTATTGGGTAAATCTCACTTACGTTTGAATGCTGTCAATATTACATATATCATTTGTGATTCATCACTAAGACCCATTTCGTATGAGGGCATTTTCTATTTCAGTAGGAATTCAAGAATGAGGATCATCAAGACGCAGTAGGACCTTGTCGTCTTGTGTTGGGCGATGGGTCCCCTCGATGTCTGTGACGGCAAGTTTAAGGCACCCTAGTAGGGTGCCCTTCGGAGACATTTTTTCGATGCCACATTTATTTATATCGCGGAAGCCTGACGGCTTAGAAATTGCCGGACAGAAACATCTGTGATTAAGTCCACTAGCAATGGTTGCCAACAGACCATAGACCTCAGGTTTGCGGGGGGCCAATTGGAGAAGCAGCCTTCCCAGATAGATTGCTTCCTCCGCCAATCTTCTTCTAGGAGAATCGGCCATGGCTGCCTCGTCCCACCCACTCCCGTAAGCAGCATAGATGGCCTCCAGAACGGAATCGAGGCGATCCGGAATCTCTTGCATTTCAAATGTGAGGCGTTCGGCACGGATTTTTGCTTTTGCCCTCGTAAGACGCTCGCCTGAACGGAGTCCAATTCCTTCACATATCGCGACCATAGTCTATGCCTTCTCATACCGCTTTGTTCCAGTTATCGGCAACGTCCAAGGCTTCTGAAAATTCTCAGGTTGCTTCAAAATGTAATGCTCGAGAAAAGCCCACGCAATGCCAAATATGAGAGCAAAACCTTGATGCAGCTCATCCGCTTCCGACGGTTCCTCTGTCTTTCTCGTGATTTTATGTTCGCGGTACATATCGATAATCTTCTAAATCGCCTCTATTGTGGCAACCTCTCAAGTTCTCCAGCTTGCATAAAGGCTTCTGAATGTATTCCCTTTTTATTTAACGAATACCAAGTGTTCAGCCCCAACAGCCATTAGGAAGGTCTTTATCGAGCAATTTAAGTGTCTCAAGGTTAAAGGATTTATTGTCCCCCTACACTTCCCACCAACTAATATTGATGGATAATTGAGTGTTGGCTACTGAATTTTCCAATAGAATGTAATATGTTTGATTTGTCGTCATGGGTGGAATGACCCGTTCGCCGTTTAAATCAACGTCTACTGCTCCTCCCAATTGGTGCACTACTTGAAATAGTACACCGCCACTTGTCGGGTTTGCATTTTGCGAAACCCAACTTCCAGTGACTACACTCGCATCGGGATAGGCCCAATTGGCATTTCGAGGTGTCGCCGATGTTCCACTAACGTTCAGAGTCGCATTACGATAGAGACTAAGAATCGTGTCAGATGATGATGAAGCTCGAATGTTATCAAATCGTATCGTCTTTCTTGAATTTGCAGGAACAGTTAATTGTAGTGCCAGGAAACCGTTCGCTTGGATAACTGACTGGTTTCCTGTTGTGATTACATAATAATCCCCTGATTGAGCCGCTGTATAAGATGGCTCCGCAGAACCTAAAGGATCATGGAGGGGATAATTGAAAACATGGTTATTCGGCAACGTTTCCCACCCACTTTCATAACGTTTGATCCTATATTTTATGTACTCTAGTAGAGGAATGCGTGTGTCAATAACATCACTTATCCATAAGAAAGGGACATGTTTTCACTTAGGAGGTAAATTTAATAAAATAGCGGCAAACGGATGCTTAATTTCGCACATGCTCCTTCAGATCATTTAAACAAGTGACTGCCGTCGCGTCCTGATAACAATCACGCATCCATTTTTGATTTTTTGTAGGCCAGCGGCGTCATGTTCATTGACTTTCGAAATCTTTCAATAAAATAGCTGGTGCTGTTAAAACCAACCTTATAGGCCACTTCCGTAACGTTAGAACCGTCTTGCTGCAGCAGGAGCAAACTTATCTGAAGCCTGTAATCCATCACATAATTCAGCGGAGTCGTGTTTAGAATCCGTTTGAAATAGCGGCAGCATTCCGAACGGCTCAATTGACCGGCCCTGGCGATATCATTTAATGTGATTTTTTCTGCGTAATGGATATCGATCCAGCTTAACATCTGCTTCATCCGCTCACTTTTGACTGCTTCCGAAGGGTCGTATGTGAGTTGAAAACAGTTCATGATTAAGTTTTTCCACATACATGTCAGATGCATCGAAACATCGATTTCAAAGTTTAGCGGTTTTCGTTGAATGCAATCATGAATGCACATCATGGCTTCTAAAATGCTTTTTCCCCAAGGCTGATAAGAATCCAAATACAAATAAGATAAATTTGTCGCTTGGATATACGGGGCAACATGCGTTGCGTAAAGCTCTCTCGGTACCACAAAATGAGGAGAAACATTTAAACAGATATAGACGCAGCCCGATTCATTTCTATCTTCCGCCATGTGCAAGCAGCCGCTGTTGATAAAGATGCCTTCGCCCTGCCGAAGGATGAATTTCTCTTCATTAATTTGAAAAACGGCCTCTCCTTTGACAATCCGAACAAACTGAATTTCATCATGCCAATGGAGCGGTATATGTCCGTGAATGTTTTGGGTAATCGTCGTTTCGTAACAAGCAACCGGGAGTATGACTGTTCGATGCTCGGTTCGTTCCTTTAAGTTTTGGTCGATCCTGAAATCTTTGATTTGCAAATGACCACTGCCTCAATATATTTATATTTTTATATCCAATTACGGTATTTTCGCTCAAAATTTTCACCTATTATAACACTATTATTACATTTAAGGTGGAGAATGAGTCATGAATACAGCTGAAAAAAAGGGATTATTTCTTGTTACCACAGGAGCGATATTTTGGGGGATCAGCGGTACCGTCTCCAAAAAGCTCTTTCAGCAAACCACAATCGAAGTCAATTGGCTTGTAGCGACTCGTTTGCTTATCGCCGGGATTCTACTGTTGACCGTTCATTTTCTGTTTAAAGAACGCTCGCAAATACTTGGCGTATGGAAAAATAAAAGATCTGCTGTTCAACTCATTATTTTCGGTTTGGTCGGTATGCTTTCGGTTCAATATACGTATATGGCGTCGATTCAGCACGGGAATGCGGCCGTGGCAACGCTGCTGCAGTACTTAGCTCCAGTCATGATCATTATCTATTTGATTCTGCGGAAGCAAATGACTTTCACGCGTAAGGATTTGCTGACCGTTCTCCTTGCTCTCGTGGGCTGCTTTCTCTTGTTGACGAACGGCTCCGTTTCCCAAATTTCCGTACCGACCGCTGCCATGGTTTGGGGTGTTTTATCTGGAATAGCCCTGGCCTTCTACACTTTGTACGCAGTTCCGTTATTGAAGCAATACGATTCCCTCGTCATTGTCGGATGGGCGATGATGATCGGCGGCTTGGGACTAAGCTTGATCCACCCTCCTTGGCAAATCGATTTTAAAAGCCTTTCGATCGAGACCTATCTGTATCTTATATTCGTAATTCTATTCGGCACAATGATCGCATTTTGGTTTTATATCGAAAGCTTGCAAAGTCTTTCCCCTAAAGAAACAAGCCTTCTAAGCAGTTTGGAACCGCTGGCTGCCGTGATCACAACCGTATTTTGGTTAAAAGAGCCCTTTGGTTTTTTTCAATGGCTGGGTACGGCATGTATTATCGGGTTGATTTTGGTATTGACATCAAGTAAAAAGGCATCTTAATTCCCAAGCAAATGGAAGCCACGCCGGAGCCATGATTCCCGGAGGACGAATTTCGAAGAATGTTTAGATGGTTATACAAATCATAAAAACAGGCTCCTGTTAAATTTTACAGGAGCCTTCTATCTTATCACTATGCCGTTTAACGGAGATCCTTAGATACTTGGAACAGCGCGTCCAATCCTTAGATTCAGCCATTGATTTTATCAAAAGAGCCTAATTCTCCTTCCGAAGCGCATCGATGATATTTACTTTATCCAGCCGATACATCGGCCCAATCGTTGCGAGAAGTGTCGAAAACAGGGCACCAACAAATGCAATTCCGATATGGAGCCATGGGATCACCCAAGCGGTTTCGAACGCCCCAGCGAAAAGCACATGTATTCCGTAATCCAGACCCGTGCCAATCATGATTCCGATTACGCCAGCAAACACACCATAAAAAACGGCTTCTAAAATGATCATTTTTCTCACTTCATCCCGGGTCATGCCGATGGCCTTAAGGACTGCAAACTCTTGAGTGCGGAGGATCAGATTCGTGCTGACTGTATTTACGATATTCAAGAAAGCAATCAATACAATGACGCCGATAAAACCGTAAAGCAGTATACCGAAAGTCTTGGAATCATTTTTGGCTTTGGCAACCTCCGCCACTCGATCCAGGTAGTTAAACCCCGCATCTTTTTCTTTTAATGTTTGAAGATAGTCCCTTATCGGTTGGTTCGGTATATCAGAGTGAGCAAGAATAAATATTCTGGAATAAGCGTCGGTTCCCATTATTTTCGCGTATACTTTCGGTGTCGTAATAAAGGAAAGAACTTCGCTGTCACTATATTCCTGCGACAACAAATCATGATCCGCAATTCCGACCACCGTCACGGTTTGGTATCCTTTACGGCTTCTGTCAAATGTTCGGATTTGGATGCGATCCCCAATTTTGAAATGGGTTTGATCAATAATCAGCTGTTTGCCTTTTTCCGTCAGCATTTTAATTTTTTGCTGAACGATCACGCCGTTCTCCCGGTCCATTAGATCTTTGTCGATTTTCCCGGCCGAGAGTTTGGATTGCAGATCATCCAGCCCATTGTCCCCGTAGGAGACGAGGGAGTTATTGCTTGTCCGATATCCCTCTCCTTCAGGAACGACATATCGATCCTTTCTTAAATCATAATATGAGGGATTGATCTTATCCTTCGGGATGATGGCCATCACTTGATCGCTGTAAAACTTGTAAGCTTTCCGAACGGCATCAAGCCGGGAAATATGCTGATACACCGCGTCATCCATTCGTTTGGAAGGACCATCATAGGAAATCGAATAAGAATACTGTGTGCCTGTGACCTGAGTTGCTTGCTGCATGAACTGGGCCAAACCGCTGAAGACGATAAATAAAATAATACTAATAATCATGGAAAAGGCTGTAATCCGGAACCGTTTCTTGTTCCGCTGCAGGTTTCTGGCGGCGAATTGTCCTATGATACCGAACAGCTTTTTCGCGATCAGGGACTTGTTGACCTTAGTGATAGGTTCAACCTTCGTGGACCCCGTACTCTTTAGCGCTTCTAAAGGAGAAACGCGGGCTGCTTGTCTTGCAGGTCCAATGGCGGAAAGAAACACGCTCAACAAGCCCAATAGGCCGGCAGATACCAGAATCGGCAAGGAGATCACCATTCTCATATCGTTTAAGTAACCTAGCGTCAACAAACTGATATTATAAAACAAAAACTTCATAAAAAGACTTCCCATAAGAAGTCCGATGGGGATGCCGATCAAGCTCAGCAGTGCCGCTTCTTGAATCACGATTTTGCGAATCTGGGCCGGCGTCGCTCCAATGCATCTCAGCATGCCAAATTGTGAAATTCTCTCCAACACAGAAATATGAAACGTATTATAGATGACGGCAATGGTACAAATCAAAATAATTACAATGACGGCTGCGTATGCCAGGATCAAGCTATGATTCACACCCTCATAGGTGCTTTTGCCATACCATTTAAGCAGCTCATTATTGTACTCTATTCTTACATTATTAACAGAATGATCTCTGCCCAGCTGCATAGCGGAACCCTGCTCGGCATCACGTGCATCACGCAGTTGTAAAGTGGACATCATCACTTCCGTTTTCTTCTGGATGTGATTCAAAGATTTCATCTTGATGTAAATGAAGTACTTTTTGTTATTGTCGAATGTCTGGTTATCGTTGAAAGTAATAGCCGGAAAGATATAACTGGATGACCAATTTCCCGTTGGCGGCTTCATAAAGCCGACGACGGTATATTCTTTTTGGGATTGCGCTTGGAAGGCTTCGTCAAGATCCCAGCCAAAATCACCAATACCGTTAATTTTCTTGTCTTCACCTGTGGACGCCACCTTCCGAATCCCAAGCTGGAGCTTCAGCTTATCGCCCAGTTTCGGTTTTTCTGAAAAGTAACTCAAACTCGATGATGAAAGCATAATCTCATTCGGATTTGTAGGCAGCCTGCCCGAGTCAAGCTGTACCTGAAGCATGTTTAGCGCATTCGCGTCAAATCCCTTGACATTCAAGTATCTATAGGGCGCCGCAAACGAATCTTCCTGCTTTTCTTTCTCCGTTGTTTCCTGAATGACGGCATAACCTTCCCTGCTGATGAGGCCGGAGCTTTTTACGGTTGCATTGTTTTCTATTTTCGGGACGGCTTCTCCTGAAATGCCATGAATGGAGACATGATAATCTCCGAAATCCCGCATGGTTTGTCTGATGGATTTATCCCAATAGCTCAAACCGATCGTCCCAATCGAAGTTAGAAGCGTAACCGATAAGATTATCCCGAAGATCGTAAGCAGGGACCTTTTTTTCTGTCCTTTTAAATATTTTCCGGTAAGGCTTGTATAGCTATTCACCGTTCACTCACCTCATTTGGCTGCAGGAGGACGCCGTCTTCGATTTTCACAATACGATCTGCGGTTTTGGCAATATTTAAATCATGCGTGATCATAATCAACGTCTGATGATATTTTTTAACGGAGAACGTAAGCAGGTCCATAATTTCTTTGCTGCTTTGACTATCCAGATTTCCGGTGGGCTCATCTGCTAATATAATCGAAGGTTTATTGATTAATGCCCGTCCAATGGCCGTTCTTTGCTGCTGCCCGCCTGACAGCTCGGATGGAAGATGGTTTTTCCGTTCGGTCAGACCTAATAACCCCATCAGTTCCTGCACATATTTTTCATCAACTCTTTTGTTCTCCAATAGCATCGGCAGCTTGATATTTTCCTCCGTGGTTAGGACCGGGATCAGATTATAGGACTGAAAAACAAATCCGATTTTTCGTCTGCGGAATATGGCGAGTTCCGTTTCGTCTTTGGCATAAAGATCTGTTCCGTCTATGATGACCTGTCCGCCAGATGGCTGGTCCACTCCGCCTAAAAGATGCAGCAAGGAGCTTTTCCCTGATCCGCTGGCTCCCACAATGGCTACAAATTCCCCTTGATGAACAGAGAAATTCACGTTTTTTAAAGCTTCAATCTTGGCCTCTGCACTTCCATAGGTTTTGCATAAATTCACGGTTTTTAGGATTTCCACTTGCGTACCTCCTGAGCTTAAGTTCACTTCGTATGTTTTCGTATGTTTGTTATTATAAACATCGAAGCTTACGACAAAGTGAAGAGGAAGCTTACGATAATGTAAGCTTCCTCTTACCTATCCCCTTTATGAAACGAAACTTTGAATTCCGTTCCTCGCCCGGGCTCACTAGAAACGGTGATGATACCGCCCTGTTCTTCAATAATGGATTTGGATAAGGATAAACCAATTCCGATGCTTTGTGACTTGGTCTTGCCTCCGCCTCGATAAAACCGTTCAAAGATGTGGGGCAAATCTTCCGGGGAAATGCCCTCACCCTGATCTCGGATGATTAACGTTGTAAACAATGGATTTTCCTCTAAAGTGATATCGATGATACCCTCTGGCGGCGAGTGTTCCATCGCATTTTTCATTAAATTAATCAAGGCTTCGGTCAGCCACTCTTCATCCGCTCGAACGCACAAATCCCGGTCCCCATGAATGTGGATTTTCTGGGTCTTTTGCTCGGCTAGCATACGCAGCGACTGTACAGCATGATCGATTATTTCTCTTAGCCGGATGTGTTCCTTATGAAATCGGATTGCTCCGGCTTCGACCCGTGCCAGCTTCAATAAACTGATAATCAGCCATTCCATTCGTTCAAGCTGCTGTCCGCTCCGTTCCAGAAATTTCTTTCGTATTTCTTGCTTCATATCCGGATCATTCAGCAAATTCTCATTAAAAACGATCAGGGATGCCAGCGGCGTTTTGAGCTGATGCGAGATATCGGAAAGCAGGTTGCGTAAAAAGGTCCTCTCTTGTTTAAGCTGCTCCAGGCTGTTATGTAACCTTTCAGCCATCGTGTTAAAGCTCCGTCCTAAGGCGCCAAAGTCTCCTTCAATGTTATCGGGAAGCCTCTTCTCCAGCTGATGCTCAACAATTTGCTCCGCGGCAATGGATATGGTTCGAATCTTTTCGAATATTTTGCGGTACTCCCATAACAATAACAGCAGAAATGGAATGCAAAAAAGCAAAACTGCAGCTGCTGTTTTCGTGGATAAAGCGTTATTTGCGAATACAGGCTGATCTCCTACGGACATGTTCTCCTTATAGGCATATTGTGCCAGGACGCGTTTTCCCTCTTCAATTTCACTTTGTTGAGCCCCCTGGGTGATCAAATGTATCATGTCGTTTTCCAACTGAGGATCTTGCTTCAATACGTGACCCACCAGAGCGGCATTCTGATTAACCAAGGCATGATGGATCTGGCCCACTTGATGATTCAAAAAAAGGTACATGATGACCGCTAACATCAAATGTATTGCAATGACTTTAACGACGATGGATTTCCACTCCGGATTACGGACAACATCAAGCATCCTTTATCGCCCTACGACATCTGTATTCCATTTGTATCCGACTCCTCGAACGGTAATGATATATTTTGGCGCAGCAGCAATATCTTCAATCTTCTCTCTCAACCTTCTGATATGGACCGAAAGGGTGTTGTCATCAATGAATTCTCCCGACATGTCCCATAGGCTGTTAAGAATGGTGCTTCTGCTGCAAATTTGTTTGGAATGAGTCATTAACATCAAAAGCAGCCGATATTCCATTCCAGTCAACAAAAGCTCTTGATTGTGTTTAAGAACCGTCCCTTCAAGAACCCGGACTTCAATATCATCGGATATCCACCTGTTCACTTCGACCTTAGGCTTGTGATTACGCCTCAATACGGCTTTCATTCTGGAGAGGAGTTCTTTGGTCCGGATCGGCTTGGTCATATAATCATCCGCTCCCAAGTCCAGACCGGCAACAACGTTCGCCTCCTCATCCAAAGCCGTCAAGAATATGATTGGAACCTGAGACAATTCCCGGATTTCCCTGCATAGGCCATACCCTGAGCCATCAGGTAAATTGACATCTAACAATATTAAATCAAAGACAGCTGTCTTTAATGATTGCCTGGCTTCTTCTAAGCTGCCGCTAACCACTACTGTATATCCTTCACTCGTCAAGGTATATTCGATACCAAATACTAAATTTTCATCATCTTCAACCAGTAAAATACGATTCATTGCGCACCTCAATTTAGCTTAGACCATTATTATAGAAAGCTTGCTTGTAACCCACGGGAGCTTTCTATATCATTTTACATCATTTAAGCGTTATGTTTCAGGTGGCTCCATTCATTTCCATAGCTCGATTGGTTTGAGGGCTCGTGGGAATCCATAAATTTTTCACTATCCATGGCTGCCATTGCGCCGCTTCCTGCCGCCGTAATGGCTTGACGATAACGACTATCTTGCACATCTCCACAAGCAAATACCCCTGGAATCGAGGTCTCTGAAGAACCTGGAGTCGTGATAATATAGCCATTCGGATCCGTCATCATTTGTCCTTCCAGAAAATCGGTATTCGGATGATGACCTATAGCTACAAACACCCCATTAGAGTCAATCACTTCTTCTTTACCTGTGGTATTGTTTTGAACTTTCAATCCGGTTACCCCGCGGTCGCTGGCAATGACTTCAAGTGGTGTCTTGTTCAAAGCCCACTCAA
Encoded here:
- a CDS encoding DUF6596 domain-containing protein, which codes for MVAICEGIGLRSGERLTRAKAKIRAERLTFEMQEIPDRLDSVLEAIYAAYGSGWDEAAMADSPRRRLAEEAIYLGRLLLQLAPRKPEVYGLLATIASGLNHRCFCPAISKPSGFRDINKCGIEKMSPKGTLLGCLKLAVTDIEGTHRPTQDDKVLLRLDDPHS
- a CDS encoding AraC family transcriptional regulator, whose amino-acid sequence is MQIKDFRIDQNLKERTEHRTVILPVACYETTITQNIHGHIPLHWHDEIQFVRIVKGEAVFQINEEKFILRQGEGIFINSGCLHMAEDRNESGCVYICLNVSPHFVVPRELYATHVAPYIQATNLSYLYLDSYQPWGKSILEAMMCIHDCIQRKPLNFEIDVSMHLTCMWKNLIMNCFQLTYDPSEAVKSERMKQMLSWIDIHYAEKITLNDIARAGQLSRSECCRYFKRILNTTPLNYVMDYRLQISLLLLQQDGSNVTEVAYKVGFNSTSYFIERFRKSMNMTPLAYKKSKMDA
- a CDS encoding DMT family transporter, which codes for MNTAEKKGLFLVTTGAIFWGISGTVSKKLFQQTTIEVNWLVATRLLIAGILLLTVHFLFKERSQILGVWKNKRSAVQLIIFGLVGMLSVQYTYMASIQHGNAAVATLLQYLAPVMIIIYLILRKQMTFTRKDLLTVLLALVGCFLLLTNGSVSQISVPTAAMVWGVLSGIALAFYTLYAVPLLKQYDSLVIVGWAMMIGGLGLSLIHPPWQIDFKSLSIETYLYLIFVILFGTMIAFWFYIESLQSLSPKETSLLSSLEPLAAVITTVFWLKEPFGFFQWLGTACIIGLILVLTSSKKAS
- a CDS encoding ABC transporter permease → MNSYTSLTGKYLKGQKKRSLLTIFGIILSVTLLTSIGTIGLSYWDKSIRQTMRDFGDYHVSIHGISGEAVPKIENNATVKSSGLISREGYAVIQETTEKEKQEDSFAAPYRYLNVKGFDANALNMLQVQLDSGRLPTNPNEIMLSSSSLSYFSEKPKLGDKLKLQLGIRKVASTGEDKKINGIGDFGWDLDEAFQAQSQKEYTVVGFMKPPTGNWSSSYIFPAITFNDNQTFDNNKKYFIYIKMKSLNHIQKKTEVMMSTLQLRDARDAEQGSAMQLGRDHSVNNVRIEYNNELLKWYGKSTYEGVNHSLILAYAAVIVIILICTIAVIYNTFHISVLERISQFGMLRCIGATPAQIRKIVIQEAALLSLIGIPIGLLMGSLFMKFLFYNISLLTLGYLNDMRMVISLPILVSAGLLGLLSVFLSAIGPARQAARVSPLEALKSTGSTKVEPITKVNKSLIAKKLFGIIGQFAARNLQRNKKRFRITAFSMIISIILFIVFSGLAQFMQQATQVTGTQYSYSISYDGPSKRMDDAVYQHISRLDAVRKAYKFYSDQVMAIIPKDKINPSYYDLRKDRYVVPEGEGYRTSNNSLVSYGDNGLDDLQSKLSAGKIDKDLMDRENGVIVQQKIKMLTEKGKQLIIDQTHFKIGDRIQIRTFDRSRKGYQTVTVVGIADHDLLSQEYSDSEVLSFITTPKVYAKIMGTDAYSRIFILAHSDIPNQPIRDYLQTLKEKDAGFNYLDRVAEVAKAKNDSKTFGILLYGFIGVIVLIAFLNIVNTVSTNLILRTQEFAVLKAIGMTRDEVRKMIILEAVFYGVFAGVIGIMIGTGLDYGIHVLFAGAFETAWVIPWLHIGIAFVGALFSTLLATIGPMYRLDKVNIIDALRKEN
- a CDS encoding ABC transporter ATP-binding protein, with amino-acid sequence MEILKTVNLCKTYGSAEAKIEALKNVNFSVHQGEFVAIVGASGSGKSSLLHLLGGVDQPSGGQVIIDGTDLYAKDETELAIFRRRKIGFVFQSYNLIPVLTTEENIKLPMLLENKRVDEKYVQELMGLLGLTERKNHLPSELSGGQQQRTAIGRALINKPSIILADEPTGNLDSQSSKEIMDLLTFSVKKYHQTLIMITHDLNIAKTADRIVKIEDGVLLQPNEVSER
- a CDS encoding HAMP domain-containing sensor histidine kinase — translated: MLDVVRNPEWKSIVVKVIAIHLMLAVIMYLFLNHQVGQIHHALVNQNAALVGHVLKQDPQLENDMIHLITQGAQQSEIEEGKRVLAQYAYKENMSVGDQPVFANNALSTKTAAAVLLFCIPFLLLLLWEYRKIFEKIRTISIAAEQIVEHQLEKRLPDNIEGDFGALGRSFNTMAERLHNSLEQLKQERTFLRNLLSDISHQLKTPLASLIVFNENLLNDPDMKQEIRKKFLERSGQQLERMEWLIISLLKLARVEAGAIRFHKEHIRLREIIDHAVQSLRMLAEQKTQKIHIHGDRDLCVRADEEWLTEALINLMKNAMEHSPPEGIIDITLEENPLFTTLIIRDQGEGISPEDLPHIFERFYRGGGKTKSQSIGIGLSLSKSIIEEQGGIITVSSEPGRGTEFKVSFHKGDR
- a CDS encoding response regulator transcription factor; the encoded protein is MNRILLVEDDENLVFGIEYTLTSEGYTVVVSGSLEEARQSLKTAVFDLILLDVNLPDGSGYGLCREIRELSQVPIIFLTALDEEANVVAGLDLGADDYMTKPIRTKELLSRMKAVLRRNHKPKVEVNRWISDDIEVRVLEGTVLKHNQELLLTGMEYRLLLMLMTHSKQICSRSTILNSLWDMSGEFIDDNTLSVHIRRLREKIEDIAAAPKYIITVRGVGYKWNTDVVGR